A region of the Azospirillum sp. B510 genome:
ATCACGCGGGCACGGTGGATCTCCACGGTGCGCGGGCTGATCGACAGCTCGAACGCGATGACCTTGTTCGACCTGCCGGCCACCAGCCAGCGCAGAACGTCGAGTTCCCGCGGCGTCAGCGCCGACAGGCGGGCCAGTACCTCCGGCGGGGCGGAGGGCGGCGGGGACGGCGCTTCGGCGGCGACGGGCGGCGACGGCGAAGCCGGCGCCCCGCCGGCCGCCACGCGGGCCAGGGCGGAGCGCACGGCGGCGAGCAGGGCCTCCTCCTCGAAGGGCTTCTCGACGAAATCAACCGCCCCCGCCTTCATCGCGCGCACGGCGAGCGGCACGTCGCCATGGCCGGTCATCACCACCACCGGCAGAGCATGGCCGTCGCGC
Encoded here:
- a CDS encoding response regulator transcription factor gives rise to the protein MTTDLTVFIVDDDDAIRDSVQVLLECAGFRAEGYSTPLAFLDSDAPSRPGCLLVDVRMPQMSGLDLQERLVRDGHALPVVVMTGHGDVPLAVRAMKAGAVDFVEKPFEEEALLAAVRSALARVAAGGAPASPSPPVAAEAPSPPPSAPPEVLARLSALTPRELDVLRWLVAGRSNKVIAFELSISPRTVEIHRARVMEKMRADSLPTLVRMAIAAGVVPGGA